From Oxobacter pfennigii, a single genomic window includes:
- the cpaB gene encoding Flp pilus assembly protein CpaB produces the protein MKLLKNRIFLSALCLILAAAVSFLLLPRFYAEKSATVTVLRAAEDIPAGTELTENQLVSVEVGSYGLPEGVINDKAQLIGKVAQTAVAKGDYFFPQKVGDYLADALLDRIVKNNQRLVTVSVPSIAAGLSSHLLAGDVVTVAVFLESTADGQDSSPQVILYPELKSLTVYSVENAKTQDTAEMREQLEESQSGSSDPVAKAVTLIVTEAQAERLIEAEYTGKLHLIFEERGVIVHEQ, from the coding sequence TTGAAGCTACTCAAAAATCGTATCTTTTTAAGCGCCCTCTGCCTTATTCTGGCGGCGGCTGTGTCCTTTTTACTTTTGCCGCGCTTCTATGCGGAGAAGAGCGCAACGGTCACAGTCTTACGGGCCGCAGAGGACATTCCGGCAGGTACGGAGCTTACGGAAAACCAGCTTGTCAGTGTAGAGGTTGGCAGCTACGGCTTGCCGGAGGGCGTGATAAACGACAAGGCACAACTGATCGGCAAGGTAGCGCAGACCGCCGTTGCCAAAGGGGATTATTTCTTCCCCCAAAAGGTAGGCGATTACCTTGCCGATGCCCTGCTTGACCGTATTGTGAAAAACAATCAGCGGCTTGTTACCGTCAGTGTTCCAAGTATTGCCGCGGGGCTTTCCTCCCATCTGCTGGCGGGGGATGTTGTCACCGTAGCCGTCTTTTTGGAAAGTACGGCAGACGGGCAGGATTCGTCCCCGCAGGTCATTCTTTATCCAGAACTAAAAAGCCTCACGGTATATAGCGTAGAAAACGCCAAGACACAGGATACCGCCGAAATGCGGGAGCAGTTAGAGGAAAGCCAGTCCGGTTCCAGTGATCCGGTAGCAAAGGCGGTCACGCTCATTGTAACGGAGGCACAGGCCGAAAGGCTCATTGAAGCCGAATATACCGGCAAATTGCATCTTATTTTCGAGGAACGGGGGGTGATTGTTCATGAGCAGTAA
- a CDS encoding DUF7007 domain-containing protein: protein MFHNPENSPWGKVQTCDVLCPGVFLVSTASHGGTLVSKEVSALLSHAAQKCGFKQGGYLCFEEDCQESVVLRELLDKKLWSVPDRIKDKAAFEENINKSIREYNPDYWRARQAGLEKAPARQSVPVHSVER from the coding sequence ATGTTTCATAACCCCGAAAATTCACCGTGGGGAAAGGTACAAACCTGTGATGTGCTTTGCCCCGGCGTGTTCCTTGTCAGCACCGCCAGCCACGGCGGGACGCTGGTTTCCAAAGAGGTTTCGGCTCTGCTTTCCCACGCGGCTCAAAAATGCGGCTTTAAGCAGGGCGGCTATCTCTGCTTTGAGGAAGATTGTCAGGAAAGCGTTGTTCTGCGGGAGCTTTTGGATAAAAAGCTGTGGAGTGTTCCTGACCGCATCAAGGACAAAGCGGCCTTTGAGGAAAACATCAACAAGTCCATCCGGGAGTATAACCCGGACTATTGGCGGGCGCGTCAGGCCGGGCTTGAAAAAGCCCCAGCCCGGCAGAGCGTTCCGGTTCACAGCGTCGAACGTTAA
- a CDS encoding SpoVG family protein, protein MSNEKTTTGQAPEQEAAPILPVKLEVSVRPIEPKGNLVGFASLKINDSFVIDDFKVLQSEKGIFVGMPSKPDRNSKTGYRDTARPITKEFRAELTEAVTTAYRAEVEKLQTRAAAVAAPEKKSIPEQLAEGAKQAAKENAARPAPAKTSKTKNAER, encoded by the coding sequence ATGAGTAACGAAAAAACCACAACCGGGCAGGCCCCGGAACAGGAGGCCGCCCCCATCCTTCCGGTCAAGCTGGAGGTTTCTGTCCGGCCCATTGAACCGAAGGGAAATCTTGTAGGCTTTGCAAGCCTTAAAATCAATGACAGTTTTGTGATTGATGATTTTAAGGTGTTGCAGAGTGAAAAGGGCATTTTTGTAGGGATGCCGAGCAAGCCGGATAGGAACAGCAAGACCGGCTACCGGGACACCGCCCGGCCCATTACCAAGGAATTTCGTGCGGAGCTTACCGAGGCGGTGACAACGGCTTACCGTGCGGAGGTTGAAAAATTGCAGACCCGTGCCGCCGCTGTTGCTGCCCCGGAAAAAAAGTCTATTCCTGAACAGCTTGCCGAGGGAGCCAAACAGGCGGCAAAAGAAAACGCCGCCCGTCCGGCCCCTGCAAAAACCAGTAAAACAAAAAATGCGGAACGGTGA
- a CDS encoding VirB6/TrbL-like conjugal transfer protein, CD1112 family yields MDFLTDWITDWLKGVLIDGIMGNLNGLFDNVNNQVGEIANQVGTTPGAWNPSVFSLIRQLSETVVLPIAGLILTFVMCYELIQMIIDRNNLHDIDTWMFFKWVFKTFAAVLILSNTFNIVMAVFDVAQSVINRAGGLIGGSTAVSPDMLNTLEAQLEAMDIGPLLGLWLQSGIIGITMNALNIVIFVIVYGRMIEIYMLTSLAPIPFATVVNRELGSTGQNYFKSLMAVGFQGLLILVCVGIYAVLIQSIAISGDPIGAVWTIVGYTVLLCFTLFKTGSLAKSILGAH; encoded by the coding sequence ATGGATTTTCTCACCGACTGGATTACCGATTGGCTGAAAGGCGTATTGATTGACGGCATTATGGGGAACTTAAACGGCCTTTTTGACAACGTAAACAACCAGGTCGGAGAGATTGCAAACCAAGTGGGAACTACGCCGGGGGCTTGGAACCCCAGCGTGTTCTCCCTCATACGGCAGCTTTCCGAAACGGTTGTCTTACCCATTGCCGGACTGATTCTTACCTTTGTCATGTGCTATGAGCTGATTCAGATGATTATTGACCGGAACAACCTGCATGACATTGATACATGGATGTTCTTCAAATGGGTGTTCAAAACCTTTGCCGCCGTGCTGATTCTGTCCAATACCTTTAACATCGTAATGGCGGTATTCGATGTGGCGCAGAGTGTTATAAACCGCGCCGGAGGACTGATTGGCGGCAGTACGGCGGTCAGCCCGGATATGTTGAATACGCTGGAAGCTCAATTAGAAGCAATGGATATAGGCCCTCTGCTTGGCTTATGGCTCCAGAGCGGCATTATCGGTATCACCATGAATGCGCTGAATATTGTGATTTTCGTTATCGTGTACGGCAGAATGATAGAAATATACATGCTGACCAGTTTAGCGCCCATCCCCTTTGCCACGGTGGTAAACCGTGAGCTTGGTAGCACAGGCCAGAACTATTTCAAATCCCTGATGGCGGTTGGCTTTCAAGGACTGCTCATTCTGGTATGCGTCGGCATTTATGCCGTGCTGATTCAGAGCATCGCCATAAGCGGCGATCCCATCGGCGCGGTATGGACGATAGTTGGTTACACGGTGCTGTTGTGCTTCACGCTCTTTAAGACGGGCAGTTTAGCAAAAAGCATCCTTGGAGCGCATTAA
- a CDS encoding Maff2 family mobile element protein: MQFFTSAVDTLQTLVVALGAGLAVWGVINLLEGYGSDNPAAKSQGIKQLMAGGGVILLGTTLVPLLSGLF; the protein is encoded by the coding sequence ATGCAATTCTTTACAAGTGCAGTAGATACCCTGCAAACCCTTGTCGTAGCCCTTGGCGCGGGTCTTGCCGTGTGGGGTGTTATCAACCTTTTGGAAGGGTACGGGTCGGATAATCCTGCCGCAAAATCGCAAGGGATTAAACAGCTCATGGCAGGAGGCGGCGTTATCCTTTTGGGGACTACCCTTGTGCCGCTGCTGTCCGGCCTGTTTTAA
- a CDS encoding caspase family protein, with protein MKKALIIGIDNYPTAPLNGCVNDANAVAELLKTNGDGSPNFDVSLNLNVQTKAEFLDLIEKLFVGDADASLLYFSGHGSECGHLVTPDYRGRDLGVSMADVLGCANRSKCKNKIIILDCCFSGKLGESSVTQSTESILGEGITIMTASNRDEVSMESNGQGLFTSLFLQGLRGSAADITGRITPAGIYAFIDQSLGAWQQRPVFKTNISQFLSIRDIEPRVPKNILRKLGQYFDSPSDKFELDPSFEFTNNPSIQHEVVEPYSKEENVNIFKELQLFQSVGLVEPVDEDYMYFAAMKSKSCKLTALGLHYWKLSKDTRF; from the coding sequence TTGAAAAAAGCATTAATAATTGGCATTGACAACTATCCAACAGCTCCCCTAAATGGATGTGTAAATGATGCCAACGCTGTGGCTGAGTTATTAAAAACAAATGGAGATGGTTCCCCCAATTTTGACGTTTCTTTGAATCTTAATGTGCAGACAAAAGCTGAATTTTTGGACTTAATTGAAAAATTATTTGTTGGTGATGCTGATGCTTCATTATTGTATTTTTCAGGCCACGGGAGTGAGTGCGGACACCTTGTAACTCCTGATTATCGGGGTAGAGATTTAGGCGTATCTATGGCTGATGTCTTAGGGTGCGCAAATCGTTCAAAATGTAAGAATAAAATAATCATTTTGGATTGTTGCTTTTCTGGCAAATTAGGGGAGTCTTCCGTTACTCAAAGTACTGAATCTATTCTTGGTGAAGGCATTACTATAATGACAGCTAGCAATAGAGACGAAGTGTCTATGGAAAGTAATGGCCAAGGTCTTTTCACAAGTTTATTTTTGCAAGGTTTAAGAGGAAGCGCGGCTGACATAACTGGAAGAATAACACCAGCAGGCATATACGCTTTCATTGATCAGTCGCTTGGTGCATGGCAGCAACGACCAGTTTTTAAAACAAATATATCACAATTTCTTTCGATTCGTGATATAGAACCCAGGGTTCCTAAAAATATTTTACGCAAGCTGGGTCAGTACTTTGATTCCCCAAGTGATAAATTTGAATTAGATCCATCATTTGAATTTACTAATAATCCAAGTATCCAACATGAAGTTGTTGAGCCATACTCAAAAGAAGAAAATGTAAATATATTCAAGGAACTTCAATTATTTCAAAGTGTTGGCCTTGTTGAACCGGTAGATGAAGATTATATGTATTTTGCAGCTATGAAGAGTAAGTCTTGTAAATTAACGGCTCTTGGGTTACATTATTGGAAATTGTCTAAGGATACGAGATTTTAA